Genomic window (Alligator mississippiensis isolate rAllMis1 chromosome 7, rAllMis1, whole genome shotgun sequence):
GTTCTGggctgatgctgcagccagtgttGAGGCCTGGCATCCCAGTCCCTGGGTGgctgtggatgctgcctgctGAAGGCTCTCTCCCCTCCATTCTGTGTTCTCTCAAACACGCCGTCGGCGCTGTCAGGCAAGGCACACCCCTGCCATCGCTGCCCGTCGCCTTCCTCCTCTGGCCTCATCTTGACCTCTTGCTCTCATCCTCCTCTGCCTATCTCCACTGTCTCCACCTGGGCCAAGCCCTGCCGGAGCTGCTGCCTGTCACCAAGGGACTCGTGCCCCGCTCGCAGCTGCGtgtctgtgcatgcccctgcacgctcgctgccacccctgcctggacTGCTGCCTCCACcttccctgcatggccctgctgctgccagctgcgccacagcctccctgcaccCTTTTGCTGCTAGAGGAAGATCCCCCCAGCCTATGCACCCGCTCTGAACCCAGCTGGGTTTAATAGCCAGCACCCCTCGCTGGGCCTCTGAGTCAGCAGTAGCAGTCCCAGGCACCCTCAAGCAGGTTCTggtgctggcaccagctgccccCTCACCGCGAgggtggcacagagctgggagaagagaggaTGGCTACCTGCCAGGGTGCCAGTGAGCAGGGAGCCAGATGGGGATCCCAGGCTGGGGATTCAGCAGCCTGGGAGCCTGCAGGGGCTACCCCACACCCGGGCCAAAACAGACAGAGAGcgatgctgcccctgccctgggaacagGTAGGCAGGACCCTGTGCCTATACCTGGAGGCAAAGTGCATAGTCTGCCTGGGCCCCGCagcttccccacatccctccccagctgggcatagcaggagaggctggagctgggcagccattggcctcagggccccagggcctgacCTCCCCACTTGCAGATCTGGACAGGGCCACAGCCAGACAGCACATACAGCTGTACAGAGCAGggacaagggcaggggctgcagggcaggacaggggcacAAGAGGGGCTCAAAAATGAGGGGAGGAGAGGCATGTGCAAGCAGAGCTGCCCAGGGAGCCCAGTTCTGCAGCGCGCAGTCTCGGATGCACATCTGAGTATTTCAGGGCACCTAGCTggtgcctgctcccacctgccccctgcaagCCCTGGCAGGAGTGCAGGCCCCGGGGGTACAACCCTGCTTCCGTCAGGCCACCTGCaaggcacccccagctcccccagggcctctctgcCCAGTTGCAGCCTTGTCCACTCAGCACGCGCTGcctgccacacccctgccccaccatgcttGTCTGTGCGGAACGGCTGCCAGAGATGTCGCCTCTGTCTGCCCCTGCAGGTTACGCTTCGCTGCCGGACGAGCTGCTCTCGCCCGCCTCCCTGCATTACGCGCTGCCGTCCCCTCTGCGTGCCGACCAGTACTGGAATGAGGTGGCCATCCTGGATGCCATCCCCATGGCTGCCACCGAGCCGGATGCGCTCCTGGAGATGTCCGACATGCAGGTGTGGTCCTCGGGGCTCACGCCCTCGCTGGTCACGGCCGAGGACTCCTCGCTGGAGTGCAGCAAGGCCGAGGACTCGGACGCCACAAGCGATGGCCGCCTCACGGGGCAGCCCCCAGAGGACATGCCTGGCCCTGACCACCTGGGCTCCATGGACCTGGTGGAGGATGACACAGTGGACTCAGATGCCATGAATGGCCTCATTGACCTGCTGGAGCAAGAGGAGGGGCAGAGGTCGGAGGCGAGGAGGCTTGATGGGGCATGCCCAGCAGGGCCACAGGGCACAGAGAGTGAAGACTGTGTTGTTTCAGGCCAGCAGCGGGTGCAGGCCCGGATCACTGAGTCGCCCAGTGTGAGCCATGTCATCGAGAGGAGCGTGGACAGGTACCACAGCCCAagggccaggcaggcagccagagcaggggcaccgagaCCCTGCATCAGGGACAGGGTGGTGAAGGGCAtggctgtgcagcccagctgcctgccagctcctggagATGCCCATTTCTTATCCACTGCATGAGTGCTGGGCTAGCCTGGGCtaggctgagctggggctggcgtGGAGCCCACCAGCAGACTGGGGCTCTGGCTGTGACAGCGGCTCAGCCCACGGGGGTCAGGGGGATGGAGCTGCGCCTGGCGCTGGGGTgcatgggcacaggcaggagccatgtgccgcGTGGGTGGTCTCAGTGGAGAAGCTGACCGcctctctttgtctctctgtctgtctgtctgtctgtctgtctgtctgtccccccCATCCCTCTGGCTGGTGCCCAGGCTGCGGGACTGGAATGCAGAGGGCTCCTTTGTCTCCCGCCTACAGGACTTGCCTGAGGGCTCCTGGCAGGAGGGGGTGGCCCGGAGCGCCCACCTGCTGAATGTGATGGGGCCTGGCTCGGCCTctggggcctggagccaggacCAGGGCACGGTCCTGATGCCGCCCGCTGAGCGGATGCGGATCGACTCCGGAGAGGAGAGCGACTCCCGGCCACCGCCCTTGCACAGCCAGACCTTCAGCTCATGGCTGGAGGAGGCAGACAGCAGCTTCTTCGGGCAGACAAGGGTaaggggtggcagcaggaagagctgTCCCCGGGTGCTGGCACCACATTGCCCTCAGGCCTGGCAGAAGCTCTGCAGCCAGGCTAGATACTGCCCCCAGCTCAGGAGGGGCCCAGCTGCCTCAGCACCAGCCCACCCTGCCGGATGCCAGCATCCCCCGCATGGCTTCTGCAGGGCATGGCCCAGAATAGCACGGCTGAGCCAGGCCCAGGGTTTTATTTAGCACCAATCTGCTGCCTCCACTCTCCATTTATAACCGGCAGCCACCCTGCACGCTTCCTAATCGGGTATCTCCCAGGGCTCCCGCCCCTGCGCCAGCCTGCCACGGCCAGAAATAGACCTGGCCAGCCATGGGGGTCTGGCACTGGGCACCCAGTCAGAgccagctgtgccaggcagcgaggggtggcagggggtgggggcagcacggCAGGCAGAGAAGGCAGCTCCCTCAGGCTATGCCTCTCCATGTGCGCAGCCCCTGGGCCcctggctgggccctgccagcacagccccacactcTGGAGCCATGTGGGCGGCTTGCTGTGGGCATCCCTCAATGGGCTGCAGAGCATTGCAGGCAGACGGCTGGGGACCGgggggcccagccctggcccctcctgccgagctcggggccaggggctgccccatGCTTCAGGCCCCGTGGGTGCCCCTCCAGGCCAGATGACTTTGACAGGAGCTGAGAGTGCAAAGGACAAGCCCACCTGCCCGCCCCagccagtggctgcagccagctggtaTGCGGCAGCTAAAATTACCACAGCCTGACACGGCCCCTGTGCAGAACggggcagccagcagagcaggcagcgctctgggctgctgcaggctgggacgcCCGTGGCCGGGGCGTGGGTGCAGGGCGTGAGTGCGGGCGCAGCGGCAGAATGCTGGCCTTCGTGACCCAGCTGCTGatcaccctggtgctgctgggcttCTTCCTGGTGAGCTGCCAGAACGTGCTGCACATCATCCGGGGCTCCGTGCGCTTCCTGCTCAAGCATGTCCACCATGAGCTGGACAAGGAGCTGGGCGAGAGCGAGGGGCTGGCAGATGACGAGGAGTCAGTCTCCACCAGGGTGGTCCGCCGCCGTGTCATTGTGAAGGTAACAGGGCTGTCCGTAGCCCGCTGAGGCCCCCATCCAgctgtcctggccccatgcccctgccctccgtCCCCTGTGCTCACAGAGCACAGCAAcggccctgccaccccccacccctgcatatcagccagggctgctccgggAGGTACCATGCTGACACCAGGGtcgggggaagggaagcaggtcGTTTCTGCTGCCCCgcaggggctggtgctttccCAGGCCACGTCTAACAGTGTCCTGGGCTGCGGGGGTCCTTGGCCTGCCTCACTCTGCTCTGCCCACAGGGCAACGAAGTACAGGACATCCCCGGGGAGCAGGTGACCGAGGAGCAGTTCACTGATGAGCAGGGCAACATAGTCACCAAGAAGGTgagtgggggcagccctggggtagTTGGGGGATCCTCTGGGCCCCCCTCTGCTCTGGGGACTGCCACGGGCCTGCAGGGGAGCCCGGGGTAGAGGCAGGCATGCCCTGGGCATGCTGTGGGCAagcagggtgggacaggctgGCCGTGGTGACCCAGCACTCTGTGCAGATCATCCGGAAGGTGGTGCGGCGGCTGGGCCCAGATGAGGATGATGGGCGACCGCGTGAGGAGGTGATCCTGGAGGGCTCCCTGCAGGAGGCCCAGGAGCTGGAGGCCGAGGCTGAACACTTCATGAAGTATGGCCTGCTGCAGCACGACAGCCTGGGCAGCCAGGTAccgctctgcccctgcccctgcccctgcctccgcTTCCACCCATgatgctcctctcctctcctctcctctcctctcctctcctctcctctcctctcctctgccctgcacacccactcccagctctggctcAGCGCC
Coding sequences:
- the ANK1 gene encoding ankyrin-1 isoform X9; amino-acid sequence: MLAFVTQLLITLVLLGFFLVSCQNVLHIIRGSVRFLLKHVHHELDKELGESEGLADDEESVSTRVVRRRVIVKGNEVQDIPGEQVTEEQFTDEQGNIVTKKIIRKVVRRLGPDEDDGRPREEVILEGSLQEAQELEAEAEHFMKYGLLQHDSLGSQEEVHGRGLNAELVGGRMGAHIVKRASLKRGKQ